The sequence below is a genomic window from Humulus lupulus chromosome 3, drHumLupu1.1, whole genome shotgun sequence.
ggtcctgtccgatgtaacatatacatctgatcttatctactttgctaatgttctggaaataacataacactgtaatgtgtaagtagatcatatcatagattggcaagtcagtgtaaatctggtgcactgactaatcttaggactaacttattttgaacatataatcatatttttattccactgtgattacgtcactataaataagattagctatatgctcgggatttaatagaagtttatattaaacaaataatcatgaaaataaaacatgtgagcaaagtgattgaccaagtcaaaaaatgatttctattcttttattgataataaaatgagattacaaagaatttgggttttaattagagcataaaaccccaacatcctCTCCAACCAGCTCCCaattatcttgaaaaaaatagCTTGCATATCCATCTGGTCCAGGGGCCTTAACATTCGGAATGCCAAATATGGCTCGTTTGACTTCATCATTTGTATATTCTGATAAAAAAGACCTGGCCTTCTCTTAAGATAAAACAGTTCCACATGCTAAAATATTGGTTTGTACCCTTCTTCTATCTTCCAGCTTAGTTCCCAACAACTCTTGATAGTAATTCAGAAATGCTGTTATTACTGCTCTAGGATTTTCCACCCAATTCCCAGCCATATCTTGAATAGCATAAATTATATTCCTTATTCTCCTTGTTCTAATACTTGAGTGGAATATATGTGTATTCTCATTACCTTCTTTAATCTAAGCCAGTTTTGATTTTTGATACATAAATGAAAGAAGGCTCTTATGAATTGCAATGTACTCTTTCCTTGCTGTTGTTTCTTGTTCTATCAATTGCTCATTCAGTGGATCCTTATTCAGGCACTCCTGCTTCCTTTTCAACTCCTGATATGCTAAAGTATCAGCAACTTGTATGTTATTAAACCCCTTCTTGTTAATGTCCCTGAGAACTGCTTTAAGCCTCTTTAATTTCTGCACCAGAATATACATAGCTGTTCCTCGACAGGGCAGGTCCCAACTTGCTTGAACTTTTGACTTGAACTCAGATGCTTGTTGCCACATTTGAAATTATTTAAATGGTATTTTCCCCCCTCTGAATTCTAGATAAACTAACAGTATTGCTGGAGAATGATCAAATGTACCTTCTTGTAAAAAAAGAGCCTCCGCTAGTTCATGCTGAATGAGCCATTCTTGATTTTCCATAACTCGATCAATGTTCGAGTAAATTCTGCCTTCTTTATCTTGCTTATTAGTCCATGTGAAGAAACAGCCCGAGTATTTCACATCTTCAAGTTGACACTCTTCTATACAGTCTTGAAATGATGAAGAACTTCCTCCCTGCACTCGCTTGCCTACTCTTTCATCTGCAttcaaaatatcattaaaatccccTAATACCACCCATGGTTGCTTATGATCTCTTGCCAGAATTTTCAGGTCTCTCCATAAGATCTCTCTTCCATTTGCATCAATGAAGGCATATATAAATGTAACTAAGAAACCTTCATGACCATTATTCGACCTAACTGCCAAATGCATCAGTTGACTCGTACAGAACCTGATATCAACCTGAAACATAGCTGGATTCCAACTAATTATTATTCTGCCCCCCTTATGCCAGGCATTATTAGATGAAAAACACCACCCTGAAAACATTCTAATATAGACTTCTCCTAACTTCTGGGTTTTCACCATTGTTTCCAAGAGCCCAACCAATCCTATCTTCATATTCCAGATTAGTTGTTTAATCTCAACTTGCTTTTTAGGATTGTTGAGGCCCCGGATATTCCAA
It includes:
- the LOC133825382 gene encoding uncharacterized protein LOC133825382, with translation MEVGEIHFFVMDRIMAWNIRGLNNPKKQVEIKQLIWNMKIGLVGLLETMVKTQKLGEVYIRMFSGWCFSSNNAWHKGGRIIISWNPAMFQVDIRFCTSQLMHLAVRSNNGHEGFLVTFIYAFIDANGREILWRDLKILARDHKQPWVVLGDFNDILNADERVGKRVQGGSSSSFQDCIEECQLEDVKYSGCFFTWTNKQDKEGRIYSNIDRVMENQEWLIQHELAEALFLQEASEFKSKVQASWDLPCRGTAMYILVQKLKRLKAVLRDINKKGFNNIQVADTLAYQELKRKQECLNKDPLNEQLIEQETTARKEYIAIHKSLLSFMYQKSKLA